TTGGCGATTCAGATACGCGAGGACGAAGCCTATCGCGAGATAATGGCGACCATGGAAGTCTTCGATCCGAAATTCGCAAACGACAGTAGCGAACGCGAAAAGCGGGTAATGTTGGGGCAGATTCCGGGACAGGTCATCAGTACTTCGCTAACACTGGGCCTATACGCGTCAGGCTACCTTTCGCCACTAACCCTGTTTTCGGCATGGGGACTGGCGCTAGTGGTCGATGGCATAGGCGGAGCGCTCCAGGGGCACCGTCACGATTCCAGGGAAGATTCTGAGGGAGAGGAATAAATACGGCAACCGCGTGCGAGCAGACTTTGAAAAACAGTGAAAACCAGGAGAACTAGGGACAGTCCATCATGGGGCTTCGCCTCACCCATGAACGATGAAATGGGCTAATAGCGCCAACGCCGAACTGCGCATTGCGAGAACACCGCCAAGTCGCTGGAATTCGGTTGGTTGGTGTTCTTATTTCAAGGCAGCCATCTATGTCCTCCTCCCACCATTCGTCTTTGCTCTCCGCGGACGGCCCACGGGCAGGGCGCGGAGGCGGCGGTCGAGTTGCGCTTCCAACCTGCTCGGGAAGCTGTCCGTGCCCAAGGCGTGGCCAGTGCGAATTTTGCCAACAATAGGTGACTATCCCAAGTCTTCCCAATCGTTTCAGGGGCACATGAAACCCGCGCCATCTCCTTTGCGTCTTTGCGCCTTCGCGTGATTACCACGCCTTCGCAGAATACTTCTCTTCGTGTCCTTCGCGCCCTTCGTGGTGTCCCTTCCTCAATGGAGAGCCCACAGCGCCCCGCGTCACGCCCGCAACCGAGAAACAACTCAGGAAAACAGCGCCGCGATCGGCGTCCCACCGTCGGTGATCGGCACGGGGCGGTCCCCATCGTACAGATGCTTCCCGTAATCGACCCCGACGGCTGCAAGCATCGTCGCGAAAAAGTCCGGCACGCTTACCGGGTCCGCCACGATCCTGCGCGATCGCTCGTCCGTCTCGCCCCAGGCGCCGCGGTGCTTCAGGCCCCCGCCCGCGAGCACGCAGGTGAACGCCGTCCCCTGGTGCGCGCGCCCGCCCCGCGCGTCAAAGCTCGAGGGGCGTCCAAACTCCGTCGTAATCGCGATCAGCGTCTTCTCGAGCAGGCCATGCGCTTCCAGGTCCACGATCAGCGCCGCCACCGCCGTGTCCAGCTCCTGAATGAGCTTGTGCTGATCCCGAATGCCCTCAAAGTGCACGTCCCAGCCCGCCCCGTTCAGGATATTCAGGTTGTGCGACACCTCGATGAAACGCACGCCCCGCTGCACGAGCCGCCGGCTCAACAGGCAGCGCTGACCGAACTCGCCGCCATACCGCGCGCGCAGATCGGCGGGCTCCGCCTCCAGTTGGAACGCGCTGTTGAATTCCGGGCCGCTCAGCTTCAGGCTCTGCTCGATGGCGTCGTTGTAATCCAGCACCGCGCGCGCCTCCTCGGGGCTCGCGTCCCGAAGCGTGGATAGCAGCGATTCGCGGCGCTCCTGGCGCTGCTCGCCAATGGACTCCGGGCGCGAAAGCCCCGCCGGCCCCTGGCTCGTGTCCGTGAGGTACAAGTACCCTTGCTTCGCGCCCAGGAATCCCGGACCCCGCGTCACGTTCGGGTAGCCAATCAGCACGTACGGCGGCGCGCCATCGACCGCCGCCCCGCGCTCGTGCGCCACCAGCGACCCGATCGACGGATACGTCACCGTCCCCGTGATCGGGCGGCCCGTGTGCATGCGGTTCGTCGCCGCCGCGTGCTCGTCGATCACCTCGTGATGCACCGTGCGCACCGCCGTCACCCGATCCATCAGCGGCGCAAGATGCTTGAGGTGCTCGCACACCTGCACCCCGGACACCGCCGTATGAATGTTGTTGTACAGCGATCCCGGCGTATTGCTCGCCGGATCGCCCTTCCCCTTCGGATCGAAGGTGTCCACCTGGCCCATGCCGCCGCCCAGCCAGATGGAGATGACGTGTTCGGCCTTCCCCCGAACCAGCGGCGTCTCGCTGGCGCGGACGCCCGGCATCGCCAGGCCCGCCGCAAGCGCGGCCCCCGCCGCCAGGCATTCGCGCCGCGTTATCGTGTGCTTCGATCGTTTCATAATCTCCGGCCTCGTTCCTTCCGGCGTCCAGGCGCCCATCCAGCGCCACGCGCCAACGTCACGGCAACCACACGAACTCGTGGTGGTTGATCAAACTCCAAACCGCGTCCTCGTAGCGCTCGCGCCAGTCCGCGCGAATTCGCGGGTCGGGCGGCGGACCCAATCGGGCGCGCCGCTCCACTTCCAATTGTATCGCGTTGGCGTCATGCTGCAAATGGTTGAACCACGTCACCAGCGGTAGCGGCTCGGGCGGCGCCGGCGGATCGATTTCGTCGGCGGAAACCAGCCGTTCCCCGAAACCCGGACCCACCGCGCCGACAAACGCCGTGAACTCCGCCGCTCCCGGCATGCGGCCGAGCACGCGCTTGAAGAGCGTATTCACCAGCGCCTCGGGGGTGGCCGCCTCCACCGCAAGATCGGCCAGCAGGCTGCCGTCCGATGCCCGCGTTACATTCATCGCGAGCGTTCCGTTCGCCAAGATGCCCGGCTGGATCACGTTCGGCTCCGTCTCCCGCCGCACGATCGGCTTTTGCCGCGATCCCGTCCAACCAAAGGCCTCCAGCACATCGGCGATCACCTGCGCGCGCGGAAGCGTCAGGCTCGGGCGATCCCGCTCGTTCGCCAGGCTCGCAAACATCCAGCCGCGTTCCGGCGTGCCCAGCGTCAGCCGGTTGCTCACCGCGCGCCGGCCGTCGTACACAAAGGTCAGTTCGTCCGAATCCATCGGGGCCCCCGTCACCGCGTGGAGCGCATCCACCACCTGCTCCGCCGTCAACCGGCGTCGGTCCGGCGCCTGAAACAGGCGCGATTCGGGCGGCGCGCTCCGGTTCTCCCCGCCCGCCGCGCGCTGGTACGCCTCCGACGTCAGGATCAGCCGCATCACGTGGCGCATGTCGTAGCCGTTCGCCACCAGCTCGCGCGACAGCCACGCCAGCAGCTCGGGGTGGCTCGGCGGGTGGCCCTCCCAGTCGTGCACCGGCTCCACAATCCCCGCCCCCATCAGCCGCGCCCAGATCCGGTTGACCATCACCTGCGCGAACCGCTCGTTCTCCGGCGCGGTAATCAACGCCGCCAGCCGCGCGCGGGAATCGTCCGCCCCTTCCAGGAGCGCCTCGATCGCCGCACCCTCGCGCACCCCCGTCAGCGCCGCGAAAGGCCATTCCGGCGGGACCGCCTCCCCCGGCTTCAGCGTCACGCGGATCAGCGGCGGACGGTCCAGGTTCGCGAAAAACGTGTCCGGAACGCTGCTCGATTCCGGCGCCGCGGCCGGTTTGCGCTGGAGCATCGCGGCCAGCGCAAACAGATCGCGCTGCGTCGAACGGTGGTACGGCGCGTCGTGGCAGCGTGCGCACTGCATGTCCACCCCGAGAAACGCCGACGCGATGATGTGCCCCTTCTCCGCCCACGGCGCGTCGTTCTCCGCCGCCAGCGCGAATCCCGCGCTCCCGCCCTCGTGCGTCGCGCCGCGCATCATGATGAGCTCCGTCACCAGCCGGTCCAGCGGCTTGTTGTCCCGCAGCGCATCGTACAGGAACCAGCGAAACGGCCCGGTGCTGTTCAGCGACTGATTGATGATCGTCGGATTCTCCGCAAGCAGGTCGAGCCAGTACCCCATCCAGTGATCGGCCACGCGCTCGTCCGCAACCAGCCGCTCGATCCATCGCGCCCGCTTGTCCGGCGCGGAATCGGCCAGAAACGCGTCCACCTCTTCCGGGCCCGGCGGCACGCCGACGGTATCGAAGTACAGGCGGCGCAGGAACGGCAAATCCGCAAGCAGCGGCGCGGGTTCGGCCTCCGCGGCGGC
This is a stretch of genomic DNA from Candidatus Hydrogenedentota bacterium. It encodes these proteins:
- a CDS encoding DUF1501 domain-containing protein, yielding MKRSKHTITRRECLAAGAALAAGLAMPGVRASETPLVRGKAEHVISIWLGGGMGQVDTFDPKGKGDPASNTPGSLYNNIHTAVSGVQVCEHLKHLAPLMDRVTAVRTVHHEVIDEHAAATNRMHTGRPITGTVTYPSIGSLVAHERGAAVDGAPPYVLIGYPNVTRGPGFLGAKQGYLYLTDTSQGPAGLSRPESIGEQRQERRESLLSTLRDASPEEARAVLDYNDAIEQSLKLSGPEFNSAFQLEAEPADLRARYGGEFGQRCLLSRRLVQRGVRFIEVSHNLNILNGAGWDVHFEGIRDQHKLIQELDTAVAALIVDLEAHGLLEKTLIAITTEFGRPSSFDARGGRAHQGTAFTCVLAGGGLKHRGAWGETDERSRRIVADPVSVPDFFATMLAAVGVDYGKHLYDGDRPVPITDGGTPIAALFS